A genomic stretch from Budorcas taxicolor isolate Tak-1 chromosome 15, Takin1.1, whole genome shotgun sequence includes:
- the LOC128060568 gene encoding olfactory receptor 52N4-like: MIMLNQTDVTPASFILNGIPGLEDMHVWISLPFCSMYAVAVVGNCGLLYLIRYEDALHRPMYYFWAMLFLTGLFISSSTIPKALSIFWFHLKEISFDGCLIQMFFVHTFTGMESGVLMLMALDRYVAICYPLRYSTILTNPVIAKAGLSTFLRGVLLIIPFPFLTKRLPYCRGNVIPHTYCDHMSVAKLSCGNIKVNVIYGLMVALLIGGFDILCITVSYTMILRAVVSLSSADARQKAFSTCTANICSIVFSYSPAFFSFFSHRFGGHRIPPSCHIIVANIYLLLPPTMNPVVYGVKTKQIRDYVIRILSGSKYIKSHSI, from the coding sequence ATGATAATGCTGAACCAAACAGATGTGACACCAGCCTCTTTCATTCTTAATGGGATCCCAGGACTGGAGGACATGCACGTGTGGATTTCTCTCCCATTCTGCTCCATGTATGCTGTGGCTGTGGTAGGGAACTGTGGACTCCTCTACCTCATCCGCTATGAGGATGCCCTGCACAGACCCATGTACTACTTTTGGGCCATGCTTTTCCTAACTGGCCTTTTCATTAGCTCTAGTACAATTCCCAAAGCCCTCAGCATCTTCTGGTTtcatctgaaggaaatcagctttGATGGATGCCTGATCCAGATGTTCTTCGTCCACACCTTCACAGGAATGGAGTCTGGGGTGCTCATGCTCATGGCCCTGGACCGCTACGTGGCCATCTGCTACCCTCTGCGCTACTCAACTATCCTCACAAATCCCGTCATTGCAAAGGCGGGTCTGTCCACCTTTCTTAGAGGGGTGTTGCTCAtcattcccttccctttcctcaccAAGCGCCTGCCCTACTGCAGAGGCAACGTAATCCCCCACACTTACTGTGACCACATGTCTGTGGCCAAGTTGTCTTGTGGCAACATCAAGGTCAATGTTATCTATGGTCTGATGGTAGCCCTCCTGATTGGGGGCTTTGACATCCTGTGCATCACAGTCTCCTACACCATGATCCTGAGGGCAGTGGTCAGCCTCTCCTCAGCAGATGCTCGGCAGAAGGCCTTCAGCACCTgcactgccaacatctgttccattgttttctcctatagtccagctttcttttcattcttttcccaccGCTTTGGGGGTCACAGGATTCCTCCTTCATGCCACATCATTGTGGCCAATATTTATCTGCTCCTACCTCCCACTATGAATCCTGTTGTCTATGGGGTGAAAACTAAGCAGATACGAGATTATGTCATAAGGATTCTTTCAGGTTCCAAGTATATTAAATCCCATAGTATATGA
- the LOC128060924 gene encoding olfactory receptor 52P1, which produces MESPNHTSLDSSVFILMGIPGLEQFHLWLSLPVCLLGTVTIVGNITILVVIATEPALHKPMYLFLCMLSAIDLAASFSTVPKLLAILWCGAGHLSASACLAQMFFIHAFCMMESTVLLAMAFDRYVAICHPLRYTTVLTDTIIARIGVVAMVRGSILMLPCPFLIQRLSFCQSHVIPHTYCEHMAVVKLACGDTRPNRVYGLTAALLVIGVDLFCIGLSYFLIARAVLRLSSHEARSKALGTCGSHVCVILISYTPALFSFFTHRFGHHVPLHIHILLANVYLLFPPALNPMVYGVKTKEIRERVVRVFQKGQGTGLKASE; this is translated from the coding sequence ATGGAGTCTCCTAATCATACTTCCCTGGACTCTTCTGTTTTCATACTCATGGGCATCCCAGGTCTGGAACAGTTCCACCTGTGGCTTTCACTCCCTGTGTGCCTCCTGGGCACAGTCACGATTGTGGGGAACATAACCATCCTGGTGGTCATTGCCACTGAACCAGCCCTGCACAAGCCTATGTACTTGTTCCTGTGTATGCTCTCAGCCATTGACTTGGCGGCCTCTTTCTCCACAGTTCCCAAGCTGCTGGCCATCCTCTGGTGTGGAGCTGGACACCTGTCTGCCTCTGCATGCCTGGCACAGATGTTCTTCATTCATGCTTTCTGCATGATGGAATCCACCGTGTTGCTGGCCATGGCCTTTGATCGTTATGTGGCCATTTGCCACCCACTCCGCTATACCACTGTCCTCACTGACACCATCATTGCCCGCATTGGGGTGGTAGCTATGGTACGAGGTTCCATTCTCATGCTCCCATGCCCCTTCCTCATTCAACGCTTGAGCTTCTGCCAAAGCCATGTGATCCCACACACCTACTGTGAGCACATGGCTGTAGTGAAGCTAGCCTGTGGAGACACCAGGCCTAATCGTGTTTATGGGCTGACGGCAGCACTTTTGGTCATTGGGGTGGACTTGTTTTGCATTGGTCTTTCCTATTTCCTCATTGCACGAGCTGTCCTTCGCCTCTCATCTCATGAAGCTCGGTCCAAGGCCCTCGGGACCTGTGGTTCTCATGTCTGTGTCATCCTAATCTCTTATAcacctgccctcttctcttttttcaccCATCGCTTTGGTCACCATGTTCCACTCCACATCCACATTCTTTTGGCCAATGTGTATCTGCTCTTTCCACCTGCTCTTAACCCTATGGTATATGGAGTTAAGACCAAAGAAATTCGGGAAAGAGTTGTCAGGGTGTTTCAAAAGGGGCAGGGAACTGGGCTCAAGGCATCAGAGTGA